Proteins encoded by one window of Erwinia pyrifoliae DSM 12163:
- a CDS encoding MFS transporter has product MFTWSRPVLVLLCGLLLLTVSIAVLNTLVPLWLTHDALPTWQVGIVSSSYYCGNLLGTLIAGWVIKRYGFNRSYYFASLLFALAIVALGLGTGFGLWALWRFIAGIGCALIWVVVESALMCNGTLHNRGRMLAAYMIVYYLGTVIGQLLVSKVSTELMHVLPWVSGVVLAAILPLVFCRVTASRGEEELPAGRMWLMLRRRSARLGINGCIISGILLGSLYGLMPLYLSHQGMSDATVGYWMALLVSAGIIGQWPVGRLADRFGRLLVLRVQVFVVILGALAMLSHAAMAPALFILGCAGFTLYPVAMSWACETVANHELVAMNQALLLSYTVGSLVGPAMTSILMQNYSDRLLFVMIAGVALVYLVMLLRKTDRHATPIAHA; this is encoded by the coding sequence ATGTTCACCTGGTCACGCCCTGTTCTGGTATTGCTCTGCGGCCTGCTGCTGCTGACGGTTTCTATCGCCGTGCTTAATACTTTGGTTCCGCTATGGCTGACGCATGACGCCTTACCCACCTGGCAGGTGGGCATCGTCAGCTCTTCTTACTATTGCGGCAATCTGTTGGGCACGTTAATCGCTGGCTGGGTGATCAAACGCTACGGGTTTAACCGCAGTTATTACTTTGCCTCGTTGCTGTTTGCACTGGCGATTGTCGCACTGGGGTTAGGAACCGGCTTTGGTTTATGGGCCTTGTGGCGTTTTATTGCCGGAATTGGCTGTGCGCTGATTTGGGTGGTGGTAGAAAGTGCGCTGATGTGCAACGGCACTTTGCATAATCGTGGGCGCATGCTGGCCGCTTATATGATTGTCTATTATCTCGGCACCGTGATCGGCCAGCTGTTAGTCAGCAAGGTCTCCACCGAATTGATGCATGTATTACCATGGGTGAGCGGCGTGGTATTGGCGGCGATCCTGCCGCTGGTATTCTGCCGCGTAACGGCCAGCCGGGGCGAAGAAGAGCTGCCGGCAGGGCGGATGTGGCTGATGTTGCGCCGCCGCAGCGCTCGTCTGGGGATCAATGGCTGTATTATCTCGGGTATCCTGCTCGGCTCACTGTACGGTTTGATGCCGCTTTATCTTTCGCATCAGGGGATGAGCGATGCCACCGTCGGCTACTGGATGGCGCTGCTGGTCAGTGCAGGCATTATTGGTCAGTGGCCGGTGGGGCGCCTGGCGGACCGCTTCGGCCGCCTGCTGGTGCTGCGCGTGCAGGTGTTTGTTGTTATCCTCGGCGCTTTGGCGATGCTGAGTCATGCCGCCATGGCTCCTGCGCTGTTTATCCTTGGCTGTGCCGGATTTACCCTCTACCCGGTAGCGATGTCCTGGGCTTGTGAAACGGTGGCAAATCACGAGCTGGTGGCGATGAATCAGGCGTTGTTGCTGAGCTATACCGTGGGCAGTCTGGTTGGCCCGGCAATGACGTCAATATTAATGCAAAATTACTCCGACCGTCTGCTGTTTGTGATGATTGCCGGTGTGGCACTGGTCTACCTGGTGATGTTACTACGCAAGACCGATCGCCATGCTACGCCAATAGCACATGCATAA